AAGACAAACTAGATTTTATTCATATTGCCATTTCAGACAATGGTATTGGCCGGGTTGCAGCAGAAAAAATTAAACAGAATAAAGTGCTAAAACGAAAGTCTGTTGGAATTGATATTACCAAAGAACGGCTAGCTAATTTCTCAAAAGACCTGCAAAACTCTTTTGATGTAGAAATTGTAGACCTATATGACGAAAACCATAAACCCTTAGGAACAAGGGTAATACTTCACATTCCTACGATTTAGAATGTTCTGCGGCAATTTGTTCCAATTCTTGGTACCATGCTTCGCCAAACTTTCTAATGAGTGCTTCCTTCACAAATTTGTAAATAGGCACCTTAAGCTCATCGCCTAAAGCACAAGCAGGATCACAAATATTCCATTGATGATAATTTACTGCTGTAAGCTCTGTATACTCGCGTATACGAACAGGGTACAAATGGCATGAAACTGGCTTCTTCCACTTTACTTCTCCTTGGTTATAAGCCTCTTCAATTCCGCATTTTGCAGTTCCATTGTCCGCGAAGACCACATAGGCACACTCACTATCGTTTACCAAAGGTGTTTCCCATTCACCATCATCTCCCTTTACAAAAGCACCCTGCTCTTCTATAGCTTCAATACCTTCCTTTCTAAGAAAGGGCTTTACTTTACTATAGATATCTACAAGAATTTCAGTCTCTTCATCCTCTAAAGGAGCGCCTGCATTACCGTCTACACAACACTGACCCTTACAGGCCGAAATATTACAGACAAAATCGTTCTCGATAATTTGTTCTGACACTATTGTTTTCCCCAATTGAAACATACCCCAGGTTTAGATGGGCAAAGATACTTTTTAAAAGGATTATTAACAGTAATTTATTCTATATCTATGCTTAAAATCGGTTTAATTAAATGTAATTTTGCGAAAAATTTTAAGGTATGGATATACAATTCGATCTTCGAGAAATTGCAACCGCTACCATGGTACTTTTTGCCGTTATTGATATTTTAGGAAGTATCCCTATAATTATTAGTTTACGAAAAAAAGTAGGGCATATTGAATCTGAAAAAGCTTCTATTGTCTCGTTGCTTATTATGGTTGCCTTTCTTTTTGTTGGAGAAAAAATATTAAAATTAATAGGCATAGATGTGTATTCTTTTGCTGTAGCGGGTTCCTTTATTCTATTTTTTCTTGCTCTAGAAATGATATTGGGCATTACGCTTTATAAGGAAGATGAGCCCGAAAGCGCATCTATAGTCCCCATTGCCTTCCCATTAATAGCAGGTGCGGGAACCTTAACTGCATTACTTTCACTACGGGCTGAATTTAGAGTAGAGAACATCATTGTTGCCATTGCGCTAAACACTATTTTTGTATTCCTAGTTTTGAAGTCTTCAAAAAGAATAGAAAGAGTCCTAGGCCAAAATGGATTAAACGTAATTAGAAAAGTATTTGGGGTTATTCTATTGGCCATAGCCGTAAAACTATTTGCAGCCAACGTTAACGAGTTATTCTAGGATATACAGTAAAGAATTAAAAAGTTAAAAATGAACAAGACATTGACCATAATCCTAGTTGTAGCGGCTATTGCACTTATTGCATACAACGTTACTATGATTGATTTTCAAAATCCTTTTAATGGAGATAGTACTATTGCCCTAATTGGGATTGTAGCTTCACTTTGCGCCGTGCTACTACTATTAATTTTCAGGACGAGTAAAAAAATACAACAAAAAGTACAACAAAGGGATTAATTGCTGCTTTCAATAGCTTCCGCTTCTTCTTGTTCTACTACAGGATTATCTAGTTTAAGTATCTCCTGTAACATTTTGTCTTCTTTACTTTTTATTTTTGCATGTATGTTGGCTCCAAACAGTTGTTCTGCCAATGCTGCCTTTAAGTATAGTTTAATGCTGTCTTCATAGTCATAGAAATTCATTCTTAGATTTCTACTGACAGAGTAATCTACAAATTTTTCAAAAAGAATATCATCTACTTTAAAATCATTGATGAATTCTTCTTTTGAAAAAGAATTGTATCGTTTTCTGTCACCATCTAAATGCTCAAAAATAAAATAGGAAAGCCATCCAAAGCTATCCATGCTTTCTACAGCTTCTTCTTCATTAGATCCTATTGGCACAAAAACATCTGGAATAATCCCACCACCACCATACACCACTTTGCCTTTGGGTGTGGTAAATTTTAATGAATCAGCCACTTTTATGCTGTCTACAGTAACCAGCTCACCACTGTGGTACCTATCGGTAAACTTTTTATAGTAGTCGTCATTTCCGTTTTCATAAGACTTCTGAATACTCCGTCCCGTAGGCGTGTAATATCGAGAAACTGTAAGACGTACGGCAGAACCATCACCCAACTCCATCTCCCGCTGTACCAAACCTTTACCAAACGAACGGCGACCAACTATAGTACCTATATCATTATCCTGCAGGGCCCCAGCTATAATTTCGCTTGCAGACGCAGAACGCTCATTGATTAGAACATAGACCGGTTTATCTTCAAACCTACCTTTTGAGGTGGCATGAATTTTATTGATTTTCCCTTTTTTGTTCTTGGTGAAGAGAATCAGCTTTCCATCTTTAAGAAATTCATCTGCCATTTGCTCGGCAACACCCAAATAACCACCAGGGTTATCTCTTAAATCCAACGTTAACTTCCGGGCCCCTTGCTTAATTAATTCGGACAATGCAGATTTAAACTCTTTATAAGTAGACTCCGCAAAACGATTCACCTTTATATATGCCATGTCTTTGGTTAACATATAATAAGATTCCACACTTTTTATGGGAACAATATCTCTTTTTACGTTTACGGTAAATATTTTATCGTCTTCTTTTCTATAGACCTTCAGTTTTACCGAACTGCCTTTTTCTCCTTTTAGTTTACCTACAATATCTTCACTGGCCAAGGCTTTGCCGTACAAGGTATCGCTATCGGCCATTAAAATACGATCGCCGGCTTTTATCCCTTTTAAATAACTAGGTCCCTTTGGCACTGTTCTAATAACTGAAATAGTGTCTTTATAAGGATAAAAATTTATACCAATACCAACAAAATCACCTTTCATATTCTCTGAAACACGATCCATTTCATTTTTAGGAATGTATACGGAATGAGGATCCAGTTTCTCTAAAATCTGATTTACGGTTACATCTACAATACTGTCAGTATCAATATCATCTACATACTCATAATCTATATAATCAATGAGTCTATTGAGTTTGTCTTTTTTGGAATTGGTGGTAAAGAGTTTCTCCGGTGAATCTGCAAAATGCAATTTTCCGCCAACAAAAATACCTAGGGCAAGTGCTGCAGCTATAACGGTAGGCCATATGTAGTTTTGTTGTCGTTTCATAATTATATTGCCTCGTCTACCTCTTCTTCAATTTCGGGTAAATGCACTAATTCTATACCTGCTCGTTCTAAAAATTGTAATCCCGAGTCGTCTTTATAAGCCCGTGTGTATACAACACGTTTTATGCCAGACTGATGAATTAACTTACTACACTCTCTACATGGTGATAGTGTAATATAGAGGGTTGCCCCTTCACAGGATTGAGTAGAAGAGGCTACTTTGCTGATAGCATTGGCCTCAGCGTGTAAAACATACCATTTGGTATACCCTTCTTCATCTTCGCATATGTTTTCAAAACCCGTTGGCGTACCATTGTAACCATCAGATATGATCATTCTGTCCTTTACAATTATGGCACCCACCTGTTTTCTCTCGCAATAGGAAAGCTTGCCCCATTCTTGAGCCATGCGCAGATATGCCTTATCGTATTTTGTTTGTTTTATTTTTTTCATGGACTGCGAAGATACAACAATAGACACATGTGCTAATTATCTTACCTGCAATACAACTAAGATACCCGCTTTTAAAAAGCCCAACAATAATAAGGGGTTAATTTTAAGTGAAAATACTGAGTTGCTATAGCGGAAACGTACGAATGAGCATTGGTATTGTTAGAAGTATTATTAAAATAGATGTAATTACGACGAATAGCACTTTCTTTAATTTCGTAATTGTAATTATAACCCAACTTAGTGCCAAAACCGAAACCACGATGGCAACCTGTGAGAGCTCAATGCCGGCTGCAAAGCCCAAAAGTGGCACTAATTTGCTATCCTCCTCAGCCATAAGCATTCTAAAGTAGTTGCTAAAACCAAAACCGTGAATTAAACCAAATATCAATGTAGCCAGCACATGCCCTTGCATGTTTTTAACCGTCGCCATATTGCGCATAAACACCAGATTAAAAACAGCGGTCATCATTATGGTTACGGGAATCAAAAACTCTATAAGGCTAACATCTACCGTTACGGCGTCATACGCACTTAACGACAGTGACAAGCAGTGAGCTATGGTAAAAACAGTAGCCAACAATACTACTTTCTTCCAGTTTTTAAAGGAGAATGGAACAGCCAATGCTGCTAAAAAAAGAATGTGATCATATGCATTAACATCTAATACATGATTTAGACCCATCCTTATGTAGAACAAAAATTCCTCCATTTTTGAATATCACTTTAGGCTACAACCCTCTTTCTGACTGAATTTCTTCATAGGCCTTTTGAACTTCCTTGAACTTCTCTTCTGCACCTTTCTTAATGGCCTCGTTTTGTGTATTTACGCGATCTGGATGATATTTCTTAGCCATTGTACGGTAGGCTTTTTTAACCTCGTCATTACTAGCAGATTTTTCAATATCAAGTATTTTATACGCATTGTTGACCGATTTAATGAACATAGCCTTAATACTCTCAAAGTCTCTTGCAGTAACTCGCAAATAACCCGCTATTTCACGAATTTTATTTATCTCCGGAGTGCTAACAGAACCATCTGCTTGAGCAATTCCAAATAAAAAGTGAAGCAGTTGCAAACGAACTTCATAACGAGTACGTTGGTTTAAAAACGTACAAATACGCTGTGCCGAAATTTCATGCTTTTTATTAATCTCATTAAATGTTCTAAAAATGGCATTGGCCTTTTCCTTGCCATATGTACTTACAAAGTACTGTCGTACATAATCCATTTCCCGTTGGCTAACCTTGCCATCTGCCTTTATAACTATGGAGCATAAAGACAGTAAATTCAGCTCAAAATCTGCTGGAGATACTTTTTGACGCGTCATGTCTCCAAAAACAGACTGCGCTCCGCCTCCACCAGTAATTTTAAATCCATCAATTAAGCTTCCTACTAGATATCCTAAAATTGCTCCGGGAAACCGAAAAAAATAATATCCAATAATGGCTGCGAACCATTTTATCATATCGTACAAAAAATTTTGGCAAAGATATTAAAAGCGGCAAGAAATAAGCCTCTAAAAGAATAGAGACCTTTTTAAATAAAAATAATTAGCCCACGCTACTATATGCAAAAGCTATTTTATCTAACAAAAAGTTAAGTCCACCAACTAAATGCGACAAAATAAGTATCTTTGTTAACCATATATAAAATATAATAATATGTATCCTGCAGAATTGGTAAAACCTATGAGAGAAGACTTGGCATCAGCTGGGTTTGAAGAATTACATACATCAGAAGCAGTCGAAAATGCAATCAAAAAAGAAGGTACTACTTTAGTTGTAGTAAATTCTGTTTGTGGTTGTGCAGCGGCAAACGCTAGACCTGCGGCTAAGTTAAGCTTACACAACACTAAGAAACCTGACCATATTGTTACGGTTTTTGCAGGTGTTGATATTGAAGCTGTTAATACAGCAAGAAATCTAATGATTCCTTTTCCTCCGTCATCGCCAAGTATGGCTCTTTTTAAAGACGGAGAATTAGTACATATGATTGAGCGTCACCATATTGAAGGTAGACCAGCAGAATTAATTGCCGAAAACTTAGTAGGTGCTTACGAAGAGTTCTGTTAGAACTATTTTGGTGTCTCTAAATAAGAGCGCATAAAAGAATACAAAAAACCGCTTCACAAAGAAGCGGTTTTTTATTTTTGTAGCATGCAAAAGCTACTGGCCTATCCCTTAACCTTCCTTTACATAATTCTTTTCGGATTGTGTTTGCTTGTGTATCACCCCATTCAATGGGTCTGCTTTAATGTTTTTGGGTATAACGCCCATAGAATGAGTGTTGCCTTTCTGAACCTATCACTAATGCGATCAACACATGTTTTAGGTACCACCTATGCTTTTAACAACCCGCATAACATTCCAACCAATAGACCTTTGATTATTGTTCTCAATCATCAAAGCATGCATGATATACCCCCTATTGTATGGTTCATGCGAAAACACCATCCTAAATTTGTCAGTAAAAAAGAACTGGGCAAAGGCATACCCAGTGTATCCTATAATTTAAGACACGGAGGCTCTGTACTTATTGACAGAAACGATAGTAGACAGGCATTATCCGAAATTGCCAAACTAGGCCGTTATATAGAAAAGTACAAAAGAAGCGCGGTAATATTTCCCGAGGGGACCCGTAGCCGTACCGGCCACCCAAAACCGTTTAAAGCCACAGGATTAAAGTTGCTAATGAAAAATGCACCTTCGGCTTTAATTGTACCTATAAGCATCAACAATTCATGGAAAATGCTCAAATACGGTAAGTTCCCTAATGGCATAGGAAATCGTATTACTTTTGATGTACATGACCCTATAGAAGTTAATTCTGATTTTGATTCAGCCTTAGCGAAGGCCGAACAAAGTGTGGTTTCCGGCATAACTTCTTTTAAATCGTAACATGACCAATTCCGAAATAGTAGAACAAACCATTGCTTTTGTAAAAGAAACTTTGCAAGGCGCCGAGGGCGGACATGATTGGTTTCATATTCAACGTGTTTTTAAAAATACACTGCTTATAGCAAAAGAAGAAAAAGTAGATGTTTTAGTGGTTAGTCTAGGGGCGCTCTTGCATGATATTGCAGACGCGAAATTTAATGATGGTGATGAGACTATAGGCCCAAAACTTGCTCAACACTTTTTGACGGACTTGGGGGTGAACAAAGACACCATTGACCATGTTATTAAAATTATCGAGAACATCTCTTTTAAAAATTCCCTTGAAAAAGGAAATAAGTTTTCCTCTTTAGAACTAAAAGTGGTTCAAGATGCAGACCGTTTAGATGCTCTGGGAGCCATAGGCATTGCCAGAGCTTTCAATTACGGTGGATTTAAAAACCGAGAACTCTACAACCCTGATATAGCTCCCAATCTAAAAATGACCAAAGAGGAGTATAAAAAATCTAAAGCACCTACATTAAATCACTTTTACGAAAAATTACTTCTATTAAAGGATAAAATGAACACGGCAACTGGCACAAAGCTAGCAGAGCAACGCCATCAATATATGTTAGATTACCTTGAACAGTTTTATCAAGAATGGGACCCTCTTCAACTAAATACAGGGTTCACAGCATAAAACGCTTAAAAAATCTAACAACGTATTCTTCAAAATTTGTACCTTCAAGTCCAGAACCTAAATCTAATTTTTGAAGATGCAAAGAAGAAAGTTTATCAAGAATGCAGCAGCGGCTTCCACCGTATTTTCCATTGTACCTAGTTTTGTAATGGGTAAAAACCATGTTGCCCCTAGTGACACCCTGTATGTGGGTGCTTTTGGTGTTGGCGGACGTGGCTCAGGAGTTATAAACGGGCTAGACGCCACCGGAAAAGTAAAATTTGTAACCCTCTGTGATGTTGACGATAGAAGAGCGGCAGACACTTACAAGAAATACCCAAAAGCTAAAAGGTATACAGACTATAGAAAAGTCTATGACAAGCACCTAAGTGAAATAGATGCCATTATGGTAGCAACGCCAGACCATATGCACGCCTCTATTGCCCTACCTTTTATGCGCGCCAAAAAACACGCTTATGTTGAAAAACCGTTGACACATAATATCAACGAAGCACGAATGATGACCCAAGTTGCCAAAGAACACGGCATTGTAACCCAAATGGGAAATCAAGGGGCATCAAGTGATGGTAGTCGTGAAGCAAAAGAATGGATAGACTCCGGCATCATTGGAAAGGTATATAAAGTAGATTGCTGGACCAACCGTCCCGTATGGCCACAAGGTGTACCCGCTCCAACTGAAAAACAATCCGTTCCAAAGGGTCTTGATTGGGATTTATGGCTAGGAGTAGCCGCACAGCGAGATTACAATGCAGCCTACCTTCCTTTTAAATGGAGGGGTTTTTGGGATTTTGGAACCGGTGCTCTTGGTGATATGGGATGCCACATTATGGAAACTCCATTCAGTGTACTAAACTTAGGATATCCTACGGAAGCAGAAGCTAGTTGCACAACCAACTGGGTTGGCGATTTTGTGGAAGCGGATTATAGTGAATCTTGCCCTGCATCTTCAATTGTACGATTAAAATTCAATACAGAACAACATGGGGATATTGCCCTAAATTGGTATGATGGCGGACTCATGCCTGATTTACCAGATGAGTTGGCAGATGGCGAAACTATTGGCGATGGCGGCGGTGGTTCTGTTTTTTACGGTACCAAAGGTATTTTAGTGACGGACACCTACTCTCGTAATGCCAGATTGTTACCAAGCAAAAACATGGACATGTTTAAAGCCCCTGCTCCTTATTTAAAGCGAATTGATGGTGATGTTGAAGGTCACCAAAGAAACTTTGTAGAAGGCTGCTTAAATGGCACCGAAACCTCATCTGATTTTAAGAGATCGGGACCACTGACGGAAGCCGTGTTGATGGGCAACTTGGCCATTAAAGCTTTTCAATATAAAAAATTGAAAGAGGGTAAAAAAATTGGCGATTGGGATCCTTTTGAATACCCAGGAAGAAGAAAAATTCTTTGGGATGGTGACAATATGAAGGTAACCAACTGGGATATGGCCAACGAGTGGGTAAAAGGTAAGTATCGTAAAGGTTGGGAGTTAAAATAAACAACTTCAACGTATATAAAAACAAAAAGTCCCGTATTGCTACGGGACTTTTTTTATTCTAAACGGATGAATCAGAACCATCCGTAGTATACTATATTATTACTTACTTCTTTGTTGGCAATTCACGGGTTAACCAACCTCTTTTATTTGCAGTTGCAATAGCATAAGGTGTAATCCAGAACAAACCAAAAGTGAACAAAATACTGTATGAGTATGCCCATACAGATTCTTTAAAGTCATATCGTTTTGCATAAAACAATACCGGGAATGTAGACAGAACCAATATGCTTACAAGCGTAGAGCTTAAGAACAAAAGTGGATGTGTCAAAATAAAGAAGAACATAAAAAATAAAAATGGGTAGCTCATTAGTATTTTAATCGATTGGCTAATGAACAACAAACGCGACCCAAATTTTGAACCTTCTCTAAAGTTTGAAAAGACATACTTAGACATTTCAATATTTTCACGAACATTACTTCTACCCCATCTAATGAACATCTTATAAAGACCTTTGTACTTTTCAGGAACATTGGTATAGGCATATGCATTTCTTTGGAACAAGACATGAAACCCTTGTTTCAATATCATGTTAGTCATGGCACGGTCTTCTCCAATATCTGAAGGTTGTCCCATAAATGTCTGATTTATCCACTCATCCAAACAGTTAAAAACCGCTGTTCTACGGTAAGCCGCTAATGCTCCTGGGGTGCACAATACAGAATTTAAAGAACTTTCTGCAGATCGTACGAATTCAAAACTCTGAACAAAACTTACATCCAACATCTTAGGAAGTAATGCTCTTTTGTTATTTAGAACGCGAATATTACCCGCAACTGCTCCACATTTTTCGTTAACAACAAACGGACTTACTAGGTTACGAAGCGTATCTGGATCTACAATAGAATCACTATCTACAGTTACAAAAATCTCACCGGTACCTTCATTGAAACCTCTGTATAAACCATGGCGTTTACCCATGTTTTTGGGTTGTTGAAAAATGGTTACACGGTCACCCAAAACTTTTTTGGCTTCTTTCATCCAGTGCCATGTATCATCTTTACTACCATCATCAATAGACAATAACTGCAGTTTTTCATGTGGAAAATCACTTTCCGCCAAACTCATCAACGTATCATACACTTGTTTGCCCTCATTATAAGCAGGTACAATTACGGTTACCGTTGGTAATTCTTCATCGGAAACAGAATCAACTACCTTATATTTAAAATATCTGTAAATGATAAATAGAAAAAAGACGGCTTTAAAAATAAAAAGACCAAGAGCCAAATACATAAAACCTTGGCCAAAGGTTGAAGTGGAACGTTCTAGATTGAACTGATTTAAGTCACTTCTTAAAATGTATGACATATAAGCTGCGCCGATCATCAAAACAAAGGTGCTTCCCATAACAAATATGCCCCAAGCGTTTGCTGTTTCAATAAATATTCTAAATTTTTGAATGAAATTCAATTTAGAAGCTGGTGTTAATGTGGTTTCTGGTTTCATATAATGGTATCTGATAATGATGTTCTCAACCTCTTATACGGTAGTTAGTTCTTTATGGATTTTTCATTTACACTATTTTAACAAGAGCAAATGAAATCTAAATTGCGATAACTACTAGTGTTTTACCACCCTTGCGCTATTATCAATAATCTGACCATGGGAAATTTAAATATTTCGATAAGTCCAAGGAAGATCTGTAAGAATACACTAATATTTAAAATTGGCTGTTTTGGCAAGAATAACTTTAACTGTCCATCACAGATAGCCGATATAAATTGAAAATACACGAAAAAAACCATCCTTTTTAAAACTAGAATAGGACGGAAAACACTCTAAATCAAAAAATTGAGAACAATAAAAACCTCACTCGACATTTCTATTGCACTCAAAATTATTACTGAAATGGACTTAAAATGCGTACCCTGCCGAAAGCTGAAAGACGTTGTTTTGACTTTTCCCTCCAGTGAAAGAATCTCCATTAATATTGGTAACACCTTTATTATACCTAAGACTGAAAAAAATATTGTCATTCAGTTTGTAAGATGCACCAATAGCAAAGGCAAAATCTAACGTATTAAAACGATCATCATCTTCCTCATTAGTTGATACTAAAAAACCAACCACTGGTCCTGCTTCGGCACTTAAACCCTCTAAAATGTAATACTTTCCTAAAATCGGTAGGTTTACATAATCCAATTTTAGGTTATTATCACCTGTACCATAATCCCAATTTGTACCTTGTGAAGAATATAGTAGTTCTGGTTGTACAGCTATTTTATCCGAAATTGGAATTTCTGCAACTCCACCCAAGTGAAAGCTGACTTTTGTGCCCAAACTACCTAAACCGGAATAAGCACTACCCCCAATGGAAGCTACGTTAATTCCTCCTTTTACTCCAAACCCAAAATCTTGTGCATTGGAAGAAGTGATTGTTACAAGTGCGGTTAAAAGAAATACTACTTTTTTCATAATCTACATGTTTTGTTTAAATGTTTTCCTTGTTAGTGCCGTACTAACAAAAAGGTTAACATGCTAATCAAAACAATCGTAGCTGTCCATCTTTATATTGCGCATGCAACTCATGGTTAAGAGGAGGGAAAGCCTTATCCTTAAAATACGTATGACGGGCCAAACGTACCAAATCATGAATTTGAGTGGCGATCTTACCTTCTCCTCGGCTACGAACCCCAAACCGACTGTCGTTTAAAGTTCCTCCATGGCATTCCTCAATTTGATGTAATACTTTTTCAGCTTTATCGGGTAGGGCTTTATATATCCAATCCGTAAATACTTGACCTATGGCCCCGTTCAAACGAACTACGGTAAAAGCAAAAGATTTTGCTCCGTTATCAGAAACCGCTTTGGCCAACTTCATAATCTCATGGCTGTTGATTCCAGGTATAATTGGAGCTAACATCGCATTTACAGGAATATTATTTTCAGAAAGTACACGAATGGTCTCCAATCGTTTTTTTATAGTAGTGGTTCTTGGCTCTAAAATGCGCCTTGTTTCTTCAGACAATGAAGTTACAGATACATTAACACCAATCAAACGGTCCTTGGCCAGTTCTTTTAGAATATCCAAATCGCGCAGCACCATGGCATTTTTGGTAATGATACCAACGGGATGCTTGTATTTCAGGAAAATCTCTAAACAAGCACGTGTAATCTCAAACTTTTTCTCGGCAGGTTGATAGCAATCCGTATTTCCTGAAAGGACAATTGTTCTCGCCTCCCAGCGTTTGCTCTTTAATTTAGCTTCTAGCAGTTTTGGAGCATCTTTCTTAATTAAGATTTTACGTTCAAAATCCAGCCCAGCGCTATAGCCCCAAAACTCATGCGTATTGCGAGCGTAGCAATAAATACAACCATGCTCACAACCTTGATAGGGATTCATTGAAAATTGCATACCCACATCAGGACTCGTAACCTTATTAACTATGGTCTTGGGAAAAATTGGAATGTATTGTGTTTTGTTCTTGTCCGCCTCTTCGCCTTCTATACGGCAGAATTCAAGAAAATCGTCTCTTGTTTCATAGACGTTCTGAAGAAATTTGTTATGTACATTCTGTTGGGCTCCACGACCTTTGATATAATCTCCTGATTTCAACTTTTGGATTTATTCCAAATTTATGTAATAAATCCAATTTCTGATTTTAAAATCGGTTATTTAACAGTTACCTCAACCAATTGTTTTTTGGTGCCTCTCTTGGCATAAAATAAAAGATTATCCGAAGCCTCGTCAATAAAAGGTCTGGACACCATTATAGGCAACCTTACCTCTTTATCATCTACCAGCTTCTTGTATGATAGCTCTCCCTCTGCATCTACTTTGATGACGAACATATTTGGATTTCTACTAAAGCCTTGTTTGAACAGAATACGTTCTTTGCTCATTTTCTGCGGATTTTCACCAGAATTGATAAAGAAGTACATGTTTTCTCCTTCACCATACGCTGTATAAGAAGCATACGAAGCATCGCCCTGTGTAACTTCAGCCTTATTAATATTACGAGCCCACTCCATAGTACCAGAAGCATTAAGCTTAGCTAATACAATGTCATTATAATGGTAGCGGTCCACTTTTTTGGTAGCACCTGCACCTATATCTTGTCCCGCGGTTACAAAATACTCCTCCGCACTGAACAAAATATCATTGTTAGGCGTTATGTGGACACTCTTAAAAATAAGGTTCTTAATTTCTGCATCTACTTCACGACCAAATTTATCCAACATAAACTGATCCGAAAATGGATTGTATTTCTTGGTTTTGATATCT
This genomic interval from Zobellia roscoffensis contains the following:
- a CDS encoding porin family protein; its protein translation is MKKVVFLLTALVTITSSNAQDFGFGVKGGINVASIGGSAYSGLGSLGTKVSFHLGGVAEIPISDKIAVQPELLYSSQGTNWDYGTGDNNLKLDYVNLPILGKYYILEGLSAEAGPVVGFLVSTNEEDDDRFNTLDFAFAIGASYKLNDNIFFSLRYNKGVTNINGDSFTGGKSQNNVFQLSAGYAF
- a CDS encoding glycosyltransferase — encoded protein: MKPETTLTPASKLNFIQKFRIFIETANAWGIFVMGSTFVLMIGAAYMSYILRSDLNQFNLERSTSTFGQGFMYLALGLFIFKAVFFLFIIYRYFKYKVVDSVSDEELPTVTVIVPAYNEGKQVYDTLMSLAESDFPHEKLQLLSIDDGSKDDTWHWMKEAKKVLGDRVTIFQQPKNMGKRHGLYRGFNEGTGEIFVTVDSDSIVDPDTLRNLVSPFVVNEKCGAVAGNIRVLNNKRALLPKMLDVSFVQSFEFVRSAESSLNSVLCTPGALAAYRRTAVFNCLDEWINQTFMGQPSDIGEDRAMTNMILKQGFHVLFQRNAYAYTNVPEKYKGLYKMFIRWGRSNVRENIEMSKYVFSNFREGSKFGSRLLFISQSIKILMSYPFLFFMFFFILTHPLLFLSSTLVSILVLSTFPVLFYAKRYDFKESVWAYSYSILFTFGLFWITPYAIATANKRGWLTRELPTKK
- a CDS encoding PA0069 family radical SAM protein, encoding MKSGDYIKGRGAQQNVHNKFLQNVYETRDDFLEFCRIEGEEADKNKTQYIPIFPKTIVNKVTSPDVGMQFSMNPYQGCEHGCIYCYARNTHEFWGYSAGLDFERKILIKKDAPKLLEAKLKSKRWEARTIVLSGNTDCYQPAEKKFEITRACLEIFLKYKHPVGIITKNAMVLRDLDILKELAKDRLIGVNVSVTSLSEETRRILEPRTTTIKKRLETIRVLSENNIPVNAMLAPIIPGINSHEIMKLAKAVSDNGAKSFAFTVVRLNGAIGQVFTDWIYKALPDKAEKVLHQIEECHGGTLNDSRFGVRSRGEGKIATQIHDLVRLARHTYFKDKAFPPLNHELHAQYKDGQLRLF
- a CDS encoding Gfo/Idh/MocA family protein, coding for MQRRKFIKNAAAASTVFSIVPSFVMGKNHVAPSDTLYVGAFGVGGRGSGVINGLDATGKVKFVTLCDVDDRRAADTYKKYPKAKRYTDYRKVYDKHLSEIDAIMVATPDHMHASIALPFMRAKKHAYVEKPLTHNINEARMMTQVAKEHGIVTQMGNQGASSDGSREAKEWIDSGIIGKVYKVDCWTNRPVWPQGVPAPTEKQSVPKGLDWDLWLGVAAQRDYNAAYLPFKWRGFWDFGTGALGDMGCHIMETPFSVLNLGYPTEAEASCTTNWVGDFVEADYSESCPASSIVRLKFNTEQHGDIALNWYDGGLMPDLPDELADGETIGDGGGGSVFYGTKGILVTDTYSRNARLLPSKNMDMFKAPAPYLKRIDGDVEGHQRNFVEGCLNGTETSSDFKRSGPLTEAVLMGNLAIKAFQYKKLKEGKKIGDWDPFEYPGRRKILWDGDNMKVTNWDMANEWVKGKYRKGWELK